One genomic window of Arvicola amphibius chromosome 4, mArvAmp1.2, whole genome shotgun sequence includes the following:
- the LOC119811234 gene encoding olfactory receptor 1L4-like translates to MAVTNLTYQPQFQLLGLMDGTDAHPLLFLLFLSIYLLNALGNLSMVVLVRSDGALCSPMYYFLGHLSLVDVCFTTVTVPRLLTTLLHSVQAVSFQACFAQMYFFVALGITESYLLAAMSYDRAVAVCRPLHYGAVMTPWRCLALVAASWAVAHLHSLLHTLLISALSYPRSAPVRHFFCDMTVMLSLATSDTSVAETAIFSEGLAVVLTPLLLVSLSYTRILLAVLGVRTTGGRRRAFSTCGAHLVVVSLFFGSVLSVYFRPSSAYSARYDRLASVVYAVVTPTLNPFIYSLRNKEVKGAIKRGFRWRAAPKDK, encoded by the coding sequence ATGGCTGTGACCAACCtcacatatcaaccacagttccaGCTCCTTGGCTTGATGGATGGCACAGATGCCCACccacttctgtttctccttttccttaGCATCTACCTGCTCAATGCCCTGGGCAACCTGAGCATGGTGGTACTGGTGAGGTCAGACGGGGCTCTGTGCTCCCCCATGTATTACTTCCTGGGTCACCTGAGCCTAGTGGATGTCTGCTTTACCACAGTCACTGTCCCCAGACTGCTGACCACTCTACTCCATTCTGTCCAGGCCGTGTCCTTCCAGGCTTGCTTTGCCCAGATGTACTTCTTTGTAGCGCTAGGCATCACTGAGAGCTACCTACTGGCAGCCATGTCGTATGACCGTGCAGTGGCTGTGTGCAGACCACTGCACTATGGTGCGGTCATGACGCCCTGGCGCTGCCTTGCGCTGGTGGCTGCTTCCTGGGCTGTGGCCCATCTGCATTCGCTGTTGCACACACTGCTCATCTCCGCGCTCTCCTACCCCCGCTCTGCCCCAGTGCGCCACTTTTTTTGTGACATGACAGTGATGCTGAGCTTGGCGACCTCAGACACGTCAGTGGCAGAGACTGCCATTTTCTCAGAGGGTCTGGCAGTGGTGCTGACTCCACTGCTCCTTGTGTCCCTCTCCTATACCCGCATCCTCCTGGCAGTTCTTGGAGTGAGGACCACAGGAGGTCGGCGCCGTGCCTTCTCCACCTGCGGGGCCCACCTGGTGGTGGTATCGCTTTTCTTTGGCTCAGTCCTTTCTGTCTACTTCCGGCCATCTTCTGCCTACTCAGCTCGCTATGACCGCCTGGCCAGTGTGGTCTATGCAGTGGTCACGCCGACCTTGAACCCTTTTATCTACAGTCTTCGTAACAAGGAAGTCAAGGGCGCTATAAAAAGGGGGTTCAGATGGAGAGCTGCACCCAAAGATAAGTAA